A segment of the Daphnia pulex isolate KAP4 chromosome 10, ASM2113471v1 genome:
aatcagttgactttattttttactcgATTGTTAAAAGAAAGCCCCCACATGTATACTTCATAAACTATGAAAAAATTATCCTACAGATCCAGCTATTCTAAACTTCCCATTTGAAACCTTAGAGAGTGCCCGTCACTCATTTCTGCGCTTCTGCCTTAAATTGGCGAATTTAATATATTAAAATTATAACTGGATTCAATTATATAACTGAGGCTATACAAAACACAGAGTATGATAAATGTAGAAGTTTCATATTCAGCTTAGTACTAAATATGATTATGCTGGTCCcatcaaaaacatttgaaaaacattgtGAATTCTTTTAAATGCAAGCAAACAGTCACAATTTATTTGTCGCTGGAAACCATGTGTCTCATCAGATTAATCATAAATCTATCAATCTTCTTCATATCCTGTTGGACCTCAGTTTTGTACTGCAGACactatttcaaaataaaaataaaggcaTTACGAGAGGTATTCAAACAAATATGGGGCAACAAATTTCTTACCACAGCGTCATCTGTAAACTTCAGCACCAGAGCTCCATCAGTGTGTCTGTACTTCATTGTGTAGCGTACCtacagcaaaagaagaaacaacataTGTATTTACTATAGAATTTCAATTACAAACGtttaaaaagattattttttgaGACTGGCTCTGGTATCTTTTCATTGAGAAGTCACGGACGAAACTCTCGATTGAATTTACCTTCATAGGATTGGCCAAATACAGCTTCTCTGCTGCTTTTTCGAAATCTTCCCAGCTTTTAATGAAAGTCATTTCCAAAACAAtactttttctaaatttcgaCTAAATGGAATTTTAGTAAGTAAACACAACAATGCAAACAAGACAAGACTTCAGTTTTCAGTCCTCACAAAATATTAGACAGACGACGTGTGATGATGTCACTAGATCACCAATGCGAAGcctcttcttcattttatttcgcTGTGCGCTTACAC
Coding sequences within it:
- the LOC124205983 gene encoding signal recognition particle 9 kDa protein-like, whose amino-acid sequence is MTFIKSWEDFEKAAEKLYLANPMKVRYTMKYRHTDGALVLKFTDDAVCLQYKTEVQQDMKKIDRFMINLMRHMVSSDK